A portion of the Ricinus communis isolate WT05 ecotype wild-type chromosome 10, ASM1957865v1, whole genome shotgun sequence genome contains these proteins:
- the LOC107262125 gene encoding stearoyl-[acyl-carrier-protein] 9-desaturase, chloroplastic-like produces the protein MASTRCSGHRSASKLTVSSLLLPQFFFQFFPNSIPNFDGVRDETGASLSPWAIWTRAWNAEEHRHGDLLNKYLYLTRRVDMKMIKKTVQYLIGCGMDAKFENNPYHGFIYTSFQERATFVSHGNTARLAEEQGDMKLAQICGTIAADEKRHKTAYVKIVEKLFEIDPDATVLAFGEMMKKKLGKKLEKKLGK, from the exons ATGGCGTCCACACGTTGCTCTG GACATAGAAGTGCCTCAAAACTCACCGTTTCATCCCTATTACTTcctcaattttttttccaatttttccCCAATTCTATCCCCAATTTTGATGGAGTTCGAGACGAGACTGGTGCCTCACTTAGTCCTTGGGCTATTTGGACTCGAGCTTGGAATGCCGAAGAGCACAGACATGGCGATCTTCTCAACAAGTATCTTTACCTCACAAGAAGAGTAGACatgaaaatgattaaaaagacTGTTCAGTATCTCATTGGTTGTGGCATG GATGCAAAATTCGAAAACAACCCATATCATGGATTCATATACACTTCATTTCAAGAAAGAGCAACATTCGTGTCCCATGGTAACACTGCGAGACTAGCTGAGGAGCAGGGAGACATGAAGCTAGCACAGATATGTGGAACGATTGCTGCTGATGAGAAACGACATAAGACTGCATATGTTAAGATTGTGGAGAAGCTGTTCGAGATCGATCCGGATGCGACTGTGTTGGCTTTTGGTGAGatgatgaagaaaaaattGGGAAAAAAATTGGAGAAAAAATTGGGAAAGTAA